In one window of Thermodesulfobacteriota bacterium DNA:
- a CDS encoding HEAT repeat domain-containing protein, translated as MPAETDNYATILMELIKAVKMHNFYPQGHPQLESVIDKSFLHLKKSIEKTGELKWRVDQRGFYFGKVPFGAGNPEIAGMAKKLFFRKVKEIAFTPELRPPDLKVFISAVNTEPEDIQAGGGIEAFFASRGIEGILLNEQRYEDIKKLKAELKDKEEEKAVTDDHAKKAGDSEQSKKEEEEKPKEEVRDEPLHELVERLKAEDDSIKYNDLAVRVKEKIELLLIEGKTDEAFPVLIVLHEHSDKYSGKSAAITEAALVVLKGLLTPETLKYLAGKAGSNDEANRWAVQGMLIAAGPAGADALLDEIITAPEAAARRNLFNALVLFGPGLRPLAEARLEHQEWYVTRQMAALLGEIGGEEALPALEAAYDNPEPRVKKEVLKSMVKIGGGRVTNFMVKVLDEDDQSIVAQAIISLGALKDAAAVDALKDIAFQREGFAEPSDAAKEAVKALGMIGDPKAVPHLKRILSRKVWFGRKANEEMRSMAAMSLGMIGTPEAIQAVEDVFAHSAGELFMACKRVLDGRGKDR; from the coding sequence ATGCCTGCAGAAACCGACAACTACGCCACCATACTAATGGAACTCATAAAGGCTGTCAAGATGCACAATTTCTATCCGCAGGGGCATCCGCAGCTCGAGTCCGTAATCGATAAGTCCTTCCTGCACCTCAAAAAAAGCATAGAGAAGACCGGTGAGCTCAAGTGGCGCGTGGACCAGCGCGGCTTCTATTTCGGCAAGGTCCCCTTCGGCGCCGGGAACCCCGAGATAGCCGGCATGGCCAAGAAGCTCTTTTTCAGGAAGGTGAAGGAGATAGCCTTCACCCCGGAGCTAAGGCCTCCGGACCTGAAGGTGTTCATCTCAGCGGTGAACACCGAGCCCGAGGATATACAGGCCGGGGGGGGCATAGAGGCCTTTTTCGCGAGCCGCGGCATAGAAGGCATCCTGCTTAACGAGCAGCGCTATGAAGACATAAAAAAGCTCAAGGCCGAGCTAAAGGACAAGGAAGAGGAAAAGGCCGTCACCGACGACCATGCGAAAAAGGCCGGGGACTCCGAGCAGAGCAAGAAGGAAGAGGAGGAAAAGCCCAAAGAAGAGGTCCGGGACGAGCCGCTCCATGAGCTCGTCGAGCGGCTTAAGGCCGAGGATGACTCCATAAAATATAACGACCTCGCCGTGAGGGTAAAGGAGAAGATCGAACTCCTCCTGATCGAAGGGAAGACGGACGAGGCTTTTCCCGTCCTCATCGTACTCCATGAGCATTCGGACAAGTATTCCGGGAAAAGCGCCGCGATAACGGAAGCGGCGCTTGTGGTTCTCAAGGGCCTCTTGACACCTGAGACCCTCAAGTACCTCGCAGGCAAAGCCGGCTCTAATGACGAGGCTAACCGGTGGGCGGTGCAGGGGATGCTCATCGCGGCAGGCCCGGCCGGCGCCGATGCGCTCCTGGACGAAATAATAACCGCCCCGGAGGCTGCGGCAAGGCGGAACCTCTTTAACGCCCTCGTGCTCTTCGGGCCGGGGCTCCGCCCGCTTGCCGAGGCCAGGCTCGAGCACCAGGAATGGTACGTAACGAGGCAGATGGCCGCGCTCCTTGGCGAGATAGGCGGCGAGGAGGCCCTGCCCGCGCTTGAGGCCGCGTACGACAACCCCGAGCCACGCGTGAAAAAAGAGGTCCTCAAGAGCATGGTCAAGATAGGCGGCGGCCGCGTGACCAATTTCATGGTCAAGGTGCTTGATGAGGACGACCAGTCCATAGTCGCTCAGGCCATAATCTCGCTCGGGGCGTTGAAAGACGCAGCAGCCGTTGACGCTCTCAAGGACATAGCATTCCAGCGGGAGGGTTTTGCCGAGCCCTCCGACGCCGCGAAGGAAGCGGTCAAGGCACTCGGCATGATTGGCGACCCGAAGGCGGTGCCGCACCTTAAAAGGATACTCTCAAGGAAGGTCTGGTTCGGAAGGAAAGCCAACGAGGAGATGCGCTCGATGGCCGCCATGTCCCTCGGCATGATAGGCACCCCGGAGGCGATACAGGCCGTTGAAGACGTTTTCGCCCACTCGGCAGGCGAGCTCTTCATGGCCTGCAAGAGGGTACTCGACGGAAGAGGGAAAGATAGATGA
- a CDS encoding HD-GYP domain-containing protein, which translates to MNADRENILKNINAALKSRKLYPAGHPATTAPVAKTYALLVDELKSRNNLVIALTGEALLYEEDFIQDAEKLYADLIQHMGAKNIDAIIFEKGLSEKEMGSLFEIMAGADIKGAELQREMYNKGVTHITLKSMPIGKRNILEIYNGAVEVVKNVMGEVRMGKIPKSEPVESIIGEMTDSVLSDPNAMIGLTMIKNYDNYLYNHSVNVSILSLSLAKFMGLSDQEVHDAGVGALLHDIGKTGVSEQIIRKPGGLSSEEWEKIKEHPLLGSNIIKRMEGMNEAVGRIIYEHHIKYDHSGYPQTTSSLHPLSQIICICDAYDALTTLRVYQKPHDPSEAIRILTNFSGKHFNPETLSAFVRMMGVYPVGTMVRLSTNELGVVTRLNQESPERPVVKVLYGSDGVEVASPYELDLISDGSLDIVTNVNPSFTVTDLEAFFEREAAEGQG; encoded by the coding sequence ATGAACGCAGACAGGGAAAACATCCTTAAAAACATCAACGCCGCGCTAAAGAGCAGAAAACTCTACCCGGCAGGCCACCCGGCGACCACCGCTCCGGTAGCGAAGACCTACGCCCTGCTCGTGGACGAGCTGAAATCCAGGAACAATCTTGTCATCGCCCTGACAGGCGAGGCGCTCCTCTACGAGGAGGACTTCATCCAGGACGCCGAGAAGCTCTACGCCGACCTCATACAGCACATGGGCGCGAAGAACATCGACGCCATCATCTTCGAGAAAGGCCTTTCGGAGAAGGAGATGGGCTCGCTTTTCGAGATAATGGCCGGGGCCGACATAAAAGGCGCGGAGCTCCAGAGGGAGATGTACAACAAGGGCGTGACCCACATAACGCTGAAATCCATGCCCATCGGCAAGAGGAACATCCTCGAGATATACAACGGGGCGGTCGAGGTCGTAAAGAACGTCATGGGCGAGGTCCGGATGGGGAAGATCCCCAAATCCGAGCCGGTCGAGAGCATTATCGGCGAGATGACGGATTCGGTCCTCTCGGACCCGAACGCCATGATCGGGCTTACGATGATAAAGAACTACGACAACTACCTTTACAACCATTCGGTGAACGTCTCCATACTGTCGCTGTCGCTCGCGAAGTTCATGGGCCTTTCGGACCAGGAAGTCCACGACGCTGGCGTCGGCGCGCTCCTCCACGACATCGGGAAGACGGGCGTATCAGAGCAGATAATAAGGAAGCCCGGGGGGCTCAGTTCCGAGGAATGGGAGAAGATAAAGGAGCACCCCCTGCTCGGCTCGAACATCATAAAGAGGATGGAGGGGATGAACGAGGCGGTCGGCAGGATCATATACGAGCACCATATAAAGTACGACCACTCGGGCTACCCGCAGACCACTTCGAGCCTCCATCCCCTGAGCCAGATAATCTGCATCTGCGACGCGTACGACGCGCTCACGACCTTAAGGGTCTACCAGAAGCCTCACGACCCGTCCGAGGCCATAAGGATACTCACGAACTTCTCGGGCAAGCACTTCAACCCCGAGACTTTGAGCGCGTTCGTCCGCATGATGGGCGTCTACCCCGTCGGCACGATGGTAAGGCTTTCGACGAACGAATTGGGCGTGGTCACGAGGCTCAACCAGGAGTCGCCGGAAAGGCCCGTGGTCAAGGTGCTCTACGGGAGCGACGGCGTCGAAGTGGCCTCCCCTTACGAGCTCGACCTCATCTCGGACGGCTCCCTGGACATCGTGACCAACGTAAACCCCTCTTTTACCGTAACGGACCTCGAAGCCTTTTTCGAGAGGGAGGCGGCTGAAGGCCAGGGTTGA
- a CDS encoding HEAT repeat domain-containing protein codes for MDRRKEVLIGALKETDEEVRKSAAWALEKLQARDRLEELLKKLSAGAMLEKIRVIYALSDLRGPQIAGALTGALKDDSDDVRAAAARALGSLGDHSTLQALVEALKDENEIVVRAAVESLSGFRDQRLLGPLVHALKHKDPGVVERALEAVSMIGDKRAEDALVHFAKNGNQRMRSIALRGLGVMDR; via the coding sequence ATGGACAGGCGTAAAGAGGTCCTCATCGGCGCGCTCAAGGAGACCGACGAGGAGGTAAGGAAATCAGCCGCATGGGCGCTTGAGAAGCTCCAGGCGAGGGACAGGCTCGAAGAGCTCCTTAAAAAGCTCTCTGCGGGCGCGATGCTCGAGAAGATACGCGTCATCTACGCTCTTTCCGACTTGAGGGGCCCGCAGATAGCAGGGGCGCTTACGGGGGCCCTGAAGGACGATTCAGACGACGTCAGGGCCGCTGCGGCGAGGGCGCTGGGCTCTCTCGGCGACCACTCGACCCTTCAGGCCCTTGTCGAGGCCCTCAAGGACGAAAACGAAATAGTGGTCAGGGCAGCCGTAGAATCGCTCTCCGGGTTCAGGGACCAGAGGCTTCTCGGCCCGTTGGTGCACGCCCTCAAGCACAAGGACCCGGGTGTCGTGGAGCGCGCGCTCGAGGCGGTTTCAATGATAGGGGATAAGAGGGCCGAGGACGCGCTCGTGCACTTCGCTAAGAACGGCAACCAGAGGATGAGGTCTATAGCGCTCAGAGGCCTCGGGGTTATGGACAGGTAA
- the trmFO gene encoding methylenetetrahydrofolate--tRNA-(uracil(54)-C(5))-methyltransferase (FADH(2)-oxidizing) TrmFO, giving the protein MIENIIIIGGGLAGCEAAWQISRLGGKAVIREMKPERFSPAHNMPTLAELVCSNSLKSDSLDNASGVLKSELRAIDSLIIRAAEATRVPAGKTLAVDRAAFSEFVTSGLERAGVQVERGEVMELPEDRPLVVATGPLTSDAFAAALEGLVGKGLNFYDAVAPIVYAESIDMERAFLASRYGKGGDDYINCPLTESEYEAFYAELVKADRAREREFEKMESFEACMPVEAMAERGPRTLLFGPMRPVGLIDPGTGKRPFAVVQLRRENREGTLYNMVGFQTRLAYPEQKRIFRMIPALERAEFARLGKLHRNSYLDSPRLLSSGQELKDSPGLFFAGQITGVEGYVESAMSGALAGINALKYSRGLIPVCPPETTISGALMRYISGKEGEFSPMNANMGLLPYIEGKTRREMQAARAIEDFGRWAEEALAT; this is encoded by the coding sequence GTGATCGAAAATATTATCATAATAGGCGGCGGGCTTGCCGGGTGCGAGGCAGCCTGGCAGATATCGAGGCTCGGCGGAAAGGCCGTCATCCGCGAGATGAAGCCGGAGAGGTTTTCTCCCGCGCACAATATGCCGACATTGGCCGAGCTTGTCTGCAGCAACTCCTTGAAATCCGACAGCCTTGATAACGCCTCGGGGGTGCTGAAGTCCGAGCTCCGCGCAATCGATTCGCTCATAATAAGGGCCGCCGAGGCGACGAGGGTGCCTGCCGGCAAGACCCTGGCGGTCGACAGGGCCGCTTTCTCGGAATTCGTCACCTCCGGGCTTGAACGGGCCGGGGTGCAGGTGGAAAGGGGAGAGGTGATGGAGCTTCCGGAAGACCGCCCGCTGGTCGTGGCCACAGGCCCGCTCACCTCTGACGCCTTTGCGGCGGCGCTTGAAGGGCTCGTAGGCAAGGGGCTCAACTTCTACGACGCGGTCGCGCCCATAGTATACGCTGAGTCGATAGACATGGAGCGCGCATTCCTGGCCTCCCGCTACGGGAAGGGCGGGGACGATTACATCAACTGTCCCCTTACCGAGAGCGAGTACGAGGCCTTTTATGCAGAGCTTGTAAAAGCGGACAGGGCCAGGGAGCGCGAGTTCGAGAAGATGGAAAGCTTCGAGGCCTGCATGCCAGTAGAGGCGATGGCCGAGAGGGGCCCCAGGACCCTCCTCTTCGGCCCCATGCGTCCCGTGGGACTTATCGACCCTGGGACAGGGAAGAGGCCCTTTGCGGTCGTGCAGCTAAGGCGCGAGAACAGGGAAGGCACGCTCTATAATATGGTAGGCTTCCAGACGAGGCTCGCGTACCCGGAGCAGAAAAGGATATTCAGGATGATACCCGCGCTCGAAAGGGCGGAGTTCGCGAGGCTCGGGAAGCTACACCGGAACAGCTACCTGGACTCCCCGAGGCTCCTTTCAAGCGGCCAGGAGCTTAAGGATTCCCCGGGGCTCTTTTTCGCCGGGCAGATTACCGGAGTTGAAGGCTACGTGGAATCAGCGATGTCAGGGGCCCTGGCAGGCATAAACGCCTTGAAGTATTCCAGGGGGCTTATTCCCGTATGTCCGCCGGAGACTACAATTTCAGGGGCGCTCATGCGCTACATTTCCGGAAAGGAAGGGGAGTTTTCACCCATGAACGCCAACATGGGCCTCCTGCCATACATCGAGGGCAAGACGAGGAGGGAGATGCAGGCGGCGAGGGCGATAGAGGACTTCGGAAGGTGGGCCGAGGAAGCCCTTGCAACTTGA
- a CDS encoding acylphosphatase, producing MEKMVRARVVIEGRVQGVAFRASMVEEARRHGVAGWVKNNPDGTVEAVVEGKEGPVKKLLAWCQNGPTLARVDDVRLAWEPFKNEFDDFTALTRYSTY from the coding sequence ATGGAAAAGATGGTAAGGGCCCGCGTAGTCATCGAAGGCCGCGTGCAGGGAGTGGCCTTCCGCGCCAGCATGGTCGAGGAGGCCAGGCGCCACGGCGTGGCCGGATGGGTGAAGAACAACCCTGACGGCACGGTCGAGGCCGTGGTCGAGGGCAAGGAAGGGCCGGTCAAAAAATTGCTCGCATGGTGCCAGAATGGGCCGACGCTTGCGCGGGTTGACGACGTCAGGCTTGCATGGGAGCCCTTCAAGAACGAATTCGACGACTTTACCGCGCTTACGAGATACAGCACGTATTGA